One Rhodoferax sp. GW822-FHT02A01 genomic window, AGAAAGACATGCATGTAGGGGTCGGGCGCCTTGGTGCTGGGCACAAGGTCTTCGGCGATGGCAAGCACAAAGTCCATGTGCAGCATCTTCTGGTACCAGAGGACCGTCTCCTTGGCGTCTTTGCAGCGGTAGGCGACGTGGTGGATGCGTTCTATTTTCATGCGACCTCCAAAGCGCCGCGGCGCACCTGATCGCGTTCCAGCGATTCAAACAAGGCTTTGAAATTGCCTTCGCCAAAGCCTTCGTCTCCCTGGCGCTGGATGAATTCAAAGAACACCGGCCCGAGCTGGGGTTGCGAGAAGATCTGCAGCAACAGGCGCGGTTTGCCGCCTTCCGTCGAGCCGTCCAGCAAAATGCCGCGCGTCTGCAGTTGCGCCACCGGCTGACCGTGGCCAGGCAGGCGGCCATCCAGCATTTCGTAGTACACGTCATTGGGCGCGGTCATCAGCGGCACACCGGCCATGGCGAGCTTGTCTACGGTGCTGACCAGGTCGTCGCAGATCAGGGCGATGTGCTGGATCCCTTCTCCGTTGAATTGCATCAGGTACTCTTCGATCTGACCACCGCCCTGGCGCGCTTCTTCGTTCAAGGGGATGCGAATTTTTCCGTCCGGGGCGGTCATGGCCTTGGAAGTCAGTCCGGTGTATTCGCCCTTGATGTCGAAATAGCGGAGCTCACGGAAATTGAACAGCCGCTCATAGAAGTCTGCCCAGAAGGCCATGCGGCCGCGGTAGACGTTATGCGTCAGGTGGTCAATCAACTTCAGGCCATGGCCTTGTGGATGGCGGTCCACGCCTTCGATGAATTCAAAGTCGATGTCGTAGATGGATTTGCCGTCCTCATAGCGATCTATCAGGTACAGGGGCGCACCGCCAATGCCCTTGATGGCGGGCAGGTTGAGCTCC contains:
- the hppD gene encoding 4-hydroxyphenylpyruvate dioxygenase gives rise to the protein MTTKTTDLFENPMGLMGFEFVEFASPLAGVIEPVFERMGFQLVARHRSKNVVLYRQGDINFIVNREPKSVAGYFAAEHGPSACGMAFRVKDSHHAYNRALELGAQPVELRPGPMELNLPAIKGIGGAPLYLIDRYEDGKSIYDIDFEFIEGVDRHPQGHGLKLIDHLTHNVYRGRMAFWADFYERLFNFRELRYFDIKGEYTGLTSKAMTAPDGKIRIPLNEEARQGGGQIEEYLMQFNGEGIQHIALICDDLVSTVDKLAMAGVPLMTAPNDVYYEMLDGRLPGHGQPVAQLQTRGILLDGSTEGGKPRLLLQIFSQPQLGPVFFEFIQRQGDEGFGEGNFKALFESLERDQVRRGALEVA